TCTCCAGCCGATGTGGGGGTAACATCATCAAGATGAGGTGGGGGTTATGCAAgtctttctgcttcttcagGCGCCCCAAGTCCCCACGGCCGTAGTCATCCTCACTGTCAATGCcttcagagaaaaacaggaTCCACAAAGAAGTCAGTGTGGAAGTGGAGGGTGCAACAAGCCTTTTCAGTGCATTTAACACTCTCATGCCTGTCCTTGAGCTAGGGTGAAACAGATTCAGGCACCATGTCCACTTACTCTGGGACTTCTTCCCTCACAGGGACCCCTTTACTCCTGGTGAATCTGACTGCTGCAGTCCTTCAATAGAGGCTTACGGGCCACCTGTTTTACCATTTGCAAACTGCTGGTGGGGCCATTAATCCATCCCACTGACTCCTGGCTTCTGTCCCAGGACAGGCAGGAAGATGAATGGTTTAAAGAAGATGTCAGATCATTGGCACTCTGCAGAACAGCCTCAGAAATTGAGCCTGTGGGGGCCAgtggctgcagcccagggctgcaAGCCAGGAGGTTCCTAGTTCTTAGGCCAGCCAAGCCACTGACTCTCTGGGCCACCTCACACAGGATGCCTGACTTCCTTGTGTTTCAGTCACCCTAAACTGGAAAGCAGAGCCTCTGTGGAAATCTGAGAAGGCATCAGGCTGAACTTCCCAGAAAGACattgaaatacaaaattattccTTTCTACAGACACTCGTGCAAACCCACCCGGCCTGCACTTTCTTTCTCCCATTTCTAACCTATGtacaaagtgaatatacccatATAATCAACATGCAAACCCAGATGTGTATGCTTTAAGACAAACGTTATGCAACGTAAAATACTCAAATATGCAAAGCAAgaccttgttttttctttagataCTCCAGGCTTTCCCTTCCCCAACAGCCTCCCCTAACCCAGCGCTTTATCACCTTTGAACTTGATCTCCAAGACCTCGTGCAAATTCTCCAAGATGTCTCCGTTGGGCTGAAAAGTATGGCAAGGACAGTGTATGCTAATTTCCAGGCCAAGGTTGGACTCTGCAAAGAAGGAGATGACTCTGTGAGAAACAGTCTTCCTtagctggggcagctcctggtgcAGGGAAGTTTCACTGAGGACATGTACTTTGGTAGCTCCTAGACTGTGGGTCGGTCTCAAAGTCAGGGATGCTATATGAGTTGGGGAACAGAAGCTTCCTTGGAAAGGAGAATGGGAAGCAGAGTCTTGCGGCTTCACCTGTGCCAAAAGCTTTGCTCTTGCTAAAGGGCGCTTCCTGGATAGGTGAGCAGGGTGCTCCTGGTTACAGTTCTTAGGCTATTCAGCATCCAAAAGCATTTGTGAGCTTCAAGGAGCTCCACtgcaaaacaagtattttgaaGAGCTGGCTTGCAGTGTCTGTGTTAAATCAGTTTTGCCATCCTCAGTACCTGTCTGCTATCTGGCTTCTGTTTAGTATCTGAAGGAGAGATCTGAAAAGGAGCGAGTTGGATATAGACAAGTAATTTCACTGGGAGcatttttctcagcagctgcaaCCTCCTGTTTTGTTGAACTGCTAGTGGTCTAAGTCACACAGACTTTCCAGAGGCAAGTCTATTTTCATAATAACTTCCTGGACCAGTCGTGCTGTGTGGGCCTGACTAAGGGAACATAAGACTCTTATGAAAGCTCCTTTTTTATGTTGTGTCATGAATTAAAACATCTGGCTCCCCGGGGCACTGACAAGGTGCCTAGCACCTTTTCTCCTAAGCACTGTATACTCTGTGGTCTTGTCAGCTACTGTGCCTGCCCAGAGCTCGCTGCAGTTCCAGCCCTCAACTCCAGCCATCAGGACACAACTTAAATTGCTTGAAAAAGGAGGAGCCTACAAGCTCACAGCTTACCCTTCCAGGGAGCGGCTGCTTGCCAGTACCTGCATTCCAGTTTTCAGTGGCACCTAGCTTCTATCTGTGAGGCCAATCCAGCTGTGAGTCACGGTGCCTATGCTCCAGCTGTGAATGGGGTCAGTGTTCATGCTGGGAGCTGCCCCATAACTATCTGTTGGGCTGCCCAGCGGTGGCAGAGCTATGTTCTCTGCAGTGCTAAAGCCTCCATCTGTCTAGGTGTGTCAGCCTCTGGTATTTCCTCACCTTTATACCTGCCAAGCTGTAAAAGCTAGAGAAACTAGGatccttgctgctttttccctACCAGATTTGCTCTAGTCCACATGAAAATTAAACGAGAGCAATCCTCATTTTCTATGTATTACAGATTATAGTTTAGACAAGCAGAGGGAACCCCTGCTTGTAATCGAAGAAGCAAAAGAAGTTCCAGCATCTCTCAGTGAAAACAATTTCCTCCTCCAGAGGATGAATCCTCATTCATTgttacccagagaggtagtggaggccccatccctagaaacatttcaaggtcaggttggatggggctctgagcaacctgatctagttaaagatgtccctgctcactgcagggggattgggtcagatgacctctaaaagtcccttccaacccaaagcattctatgattctatgattctgactCAGCCCACAGAGCTACACAGTGGGGACTCCAGGACAGGGCTAGGAATCCAGCAAATGCCACGCACTGAGGCAGCTCTCTGGAGGAAGGCTTGTTCTCAGACTGAAAGAAGCTGTCCTCTATGTGAGCCAAGCTCCTGCAAAAAGGGGAGCAGAGAGACACTCCTGTCAACATTGATCCACATTTCTATGGATGCCTTGACACCAAGTCCAGCTAAGACCCCTACCTCTGTGCAGAAGCCACTCACGCACAGTCTCGGTGACATCGAAGGACAGCCACTCAGGGGAGCCCCGTGTCTGCACATTCCTGCCACTGAGGTAGCGCTGCTTTGCTATGTGCTCATCCGGCTGAAGGATCTGCGTTAGAAGGAGTGGTAGAGAGAATCAGCCAGTGCCACGCATAAGGAAGGGATAGCCTTGggtcttttttcttccacagctcGCTAAAAACTAATTCAGAAGTTTGGTCCTGGCAAGTGAGACACCAGGAATACCCTGGCACAGGTGAGAAGGACATACTTCACAACCTGAACTCGAGATCTACACAATGCTTATTTCTGTGTCCTAAGCAGCCCGCCTCTCTCAATTCATCCTTGTTTTGGGGCACATATCCAGAGGCAGAAGCCCACAGCAATTGATCGAATGGGTGGTGGTGTTTCTGTATACACCTGTGGGATGTGGGTCTGGATTTCAGAGTAGAACCAGCAGTGGGCAACAGAGCATCTTGCCACAGGTTCCTTGCCCACGCAAGCCTATTGAGTCCTACACTGTGGCATTTTCATGTGTCCTACACTCTTCAACTTCTATCAAAACACACCAGGGCTGATCAGGTTTGGAGACCTCTCCCCCTGCTCAGACATCTCTTCCCGTTTCCAGATAACAGCCACAGCCTGTGCAAGGTGTTCTTCCTGCAGGACCCCAGGTTCACTCCACAGAGCACTGAACCTATGGAGAAGCTATGGGATTGCCTCCTTGTCAGTTGTGTCACCTGGTGGAGAATTGCTCTGACCTTTAAAACTGAATTCCAGGAAGTCCTCAAGAGGTACCAGCCACAGGGCAATTTTAGCTGCACTCTTACTGCAAAGTGGACAGACACCAGCCTGTGGGAATGTGCCGCCTGGATGCTAAACCGTACCATTAGCTGGGTGGTCCAGCCCAGCCTAAGACTACTTCCAAACCTGAACCAGACCTTATTCTGCCAGGGGAGTCCATGGGTTCAAACCAAACTCCAGATAAGTACCTGAATTAACGGTGCCATGAACTGTGCccctgaggagctgctgctgaagggaaTGTTGAAAGCAAGcattatttttccagtaaatCAGTGACAAGACAGAGAGCTCCACCCCTTGGATTAGCACCAACTGTACTGGAACAGTCAAAGGAACTAAACTGCCAAGGGACCTAGGCATGCAGATGTGACAGAAGGGCCAGGGCTGCTCCACTGGTGAGGGGCTCCCCTTCCAACCCCCTTGTCAGTGCATCAGAGCTGCAGTGGGCACCATGCCAGGGTGCCCAGCGCAGCCAACCAATGTGAGCGGGGAAAGGACAGCGCCATactgtaaaaggaaagaaaggtgaCTGTATCACTGCGTATGCCGAAGAAACCTGGAGTACAGCATGGGGcttcttctctcttctgtagCCCTGCACATATCAACTGAGGCAACCGTTAAGGAGCCAAGCTATTCTGGGCTCAGGCACAGGGGAAGGTGAGAAGGATACTCACCTGGAAGAGCTCAATGCGCTGCTCACTGCGTTTGGAACTCAGGTTGGGCACACGCAGCACCCGAAACTCAGCCCGGAACAAGTTGGTGCTGTTCTTCTCTGCCGAGGACACGTTAAAGCGGAACACATTGGAGGTGACACCTTTTGGACAAATGCCCAACTCATCTaggagaaagaaagatggaaagacTGAGAACCACAGGTCAGAGCAGTGGGATCTCAAATAAATATTGTTTGAGAAAGAGCTTTCCAGTAGAGGCCTGTGGTTCAAACATCTTGCCACCTGTGAAGCATGGCTGTCTAGCTAAAGGTAACACAGGATGAATTCACTCACATTTGGTCTACATTGCAACATTTTGCACATTTGCAATCTTCCCACTACTGCCACCCTTATTTCAATGCTACAAGCCAAAGAATAAGTAGAGATCAACCAcggtatttttaatattatctcTTCTAAGGCTGCTCATCAAATGTTGCTAATGCTCATGAGTCTGCTGCATCCAAAATGACAACCCCAGCCAAGGCAATGGGGCAACCTCATTTGCAGCTAGTGGGCCCCATTCCTAATAGGGATGATGGTGTGACTCTGCTCATGCTGGTGACATGAAGCCACATAGGAAGCGATCCCATTGCCGCTGAATCTTGGTTTTACAAACCTTGACATTGTCTCCTAGAATAACAGCCAGCCAAATGTCCACAAAGCATGAGGTGTGGAAGACTTTTTGGGGCAGTAGCTATTCAGAGTGTACAGAAAGAACAGGGTTTTAAGATCAGTTCTCACTCATGACCTGGAGAAGGAAGTCAATAGTACCAGATACAGAGTTCTTCAAGGACAGAGtaagagtgctgaaaggccTGTGGAGATCATACACAGGGGCAGGAAATAACACAGCAGTTCTCTGCCTCAATGTGTACCTGCTGAGCAGAAAAACCCATTTCACAGGTGCCCCAAAAGAGAGTAGGTAAAAGCTAAGAGGTTCAAAACAGTATCAAGACAAAACAAGCCTCTCTTCACTGGGATGATTTTGGTCCCATGGCAGTCTTTGTAGTCACTGTTGTTCCTCTCCCATTGACCTCTGTTAGTCTTCAAGGCTCTAGCATCATTAAGGCTTCCTGCAGACAAgacacagcagctcctgctctaTGCCCACATGCAAGTTTGTTTGCAGCGCTACAGAGCCTCTCATATGACCTCTGACTGTTGTCCAGTGCAACACAGGGCTCTCACGTCAGCTGATATTTAAGttgcttttaaacaaacaaacaaaaaaaaaccagaaagaaaacctgtCACCTGTTCCTAGCCACAGTTCCAGCCTGTGACAGATAGGCTAGAAGCCCTAGTTGAAGAAACCTTCAAGTTAAGATTCCTGGAGTTGGCCCCTCTCTTCACACCACCACtatctccccagggaagtggcttcTGAAGATGGGCTAGTGTGAAATGGCGCCTGAGCACAGAGGTTCACCTTCCAtgccaaattctgctttgaGCAACATTGATGCAGTTCCAGAGTCATCTCCATGAAGATGAAGGTCTTCCTCTTGTGCTACACCCAGATTCAGCAAGCAGGAGCCTGCCAGTTTACAAGGATGTGTTCTTAGGGTGCTGAAGTTTTTTACTCAATAAGCTAATGATCAGATGCTCACATTGGACTTTaattggaggggtttttttttgtcatttgtacTACTGAATGGAGCAGCTTTCCCATACAGGAAAGTCTCTGGCTGCTATTGAAGAGATGGATGTTCAGTAATCCCAGGTGACCAGACTCAGTTGCAGCCATGAGCTGATATGCTCAGCCCAACAACCCGGCAGTGCAAAGAGTACACTGAGCCACACGACGACACCCACTGTGAGGACACTGTGACCAGTTCTAGGTTTTATGCcacagaaaaagcacagcagaaaaccCAAGCTCTGATCTCATTAAATGCCCAAAGGCATCTTCCTGGCTGAAGTCCAACACTGATAACTGTTCTGTGTCCTAGACCTAGGCAGATACTGTGTTTTAATAACCCCTTAAGCTGTTTTGCACTCCTAGCCCTATTAATAGTGCTGTTAACAGCCTGTCCTTCCATTTCAGACCTGACTGCCTGTCCATGAGGGGTGTCCCCGTAATCATCAGAAATGCCTTTCTAGATCAGACCAGTGGTCAGTCTAGTCCAGTATCCATTTCCAACAGTAGTGCTTCATCTGACAATCTATTTAGAGACTGCAGATCTGGTCCTATAGCACAGAGCAGATGAgagacaaaataatttattgtttatCATCTCCTTAAGATTTCTGGCTACGTTAGGCAGCCATGCTGATAAGACTGTATCTACTGTATTTTGCCTGCTGTCCTCACATTGCCTTCTGCCTACTTACTTCACCAGCAAAGTGCTGGTGTCTTGGGAGATGTTCCTAGTGGAGATGGTAATAGCTATCTTCCTTTCCCTAAGAAGTTTTGTGTTCCCCTCGTACCCTGGGCACAAGCCCTCTGTGATAGGGAGATGGAGCTGCGTTCTGTGTTTCACTCTGAACACCATGAAGTTGGAGCCTGCTTCTTACAGCAGGGTGTCCAAGATACAGGTCTCACTCCCAGGAAGCTGACTGCTTTGGAGCAAAGTACTTTTTGCAAGAGGTCACAGGCAAAGAAGGCGAGGTGATTTTTCAGGGAACTTCAGTGCCAGCTCAGGTGTGTTAATCACACTGGAATCCGGATGTGTCCACCTACTAAGCACGGAACAAAGCCTGGAGGCAATATTCCTGCAAACTCTTCCAGTCCACAACATGCAGTGGCTGTAACCAAGCCTGGAGACAGGGTATCTGTGACACCCTGTGCACCCATGCCAGTCTGTGTATGACACAACAGGACGTATCCTCACGATCGGACCCTGCTATTACTGTGGAGCCCAGACAGCCCAGAGCTGTTGACTGCACAAACCATGAGACCAATAGCCTCTCAGCGTGGACAATGTGATACAGGGAGCAGGTTCTTCTGGGAGCTTCCCTGTTCCTACCACTGCTCTCAGCGAGGTGCGGGTTCTCCACATGCTGCCGATCCTacacagctgctgtttctggCAAGCCCCAAGAGGGCTGATGGCTGTGTGGTTAGAGTTTGATGTCAAGGGCAGGCTGTCTGTGAGCAGGTATTGCCTCGCTCCATATTATACCACTGGTAATTCAAGGTGTTTCATGCCAAAGCAGCgtaactttgaagaaaaaattgatCCTTTGATCCTTCTGGAACTCTGTGGGTGGCAGATTTAGAGAGAAGAGATACTTGACCCCAGCGACCAGGCTTTAGTTGCCTTGTCTCTCAAGCTGGCTTGGAAAATGGCACCTGTTTTTCCTCAGGAAGGTAAGCAAAGCCATTTGCAGGAGCATTGCAGATGCTCTTGGAGCTTGAATCTAAccaagtgtcgtggtttagccccagccagcaactaagcaccacgcagccgctcgctcactccccctcagtGCTTAAGGGCGTCTGAAGCCCCATGAGTTCTAAGAGATCCCTGAAGTGAATGGCCAGTCAAGAGTGAGTTATTCTCTGAAAGTCAGTCGCTTATAATTCAGGCAACTTGCCCTGGAGGCACAGCAGAAAGACCATTCCGTAAGTCACCAAACAGTtcagagcagggatggggaacCTGGTCCTGAACATCCTTCCTTCCTAGAACGATGGGGCTCTCCCCGCTGCTATTTTTGCTCCTCAGCTCTCCTCACTTTTGGGCCTCAATTCCTTGAGAAGGATGAGTTCTCTGAGCCAACGAGCTGCTTGACTAATAGTTTGGAGCTAGAACAGTTCATGTGCATGAGCGTGCATGCGCACACATTTCAGACTCGTCTGTATCATCCGCGCAGTTCCCTCAATGGAGcagtcctccccttcccccccagaGGAGACTGGCTTTGGCTCAGAGCGTGCTCTGAGATCACCACCTGGCACAGTGACAGAGTCATGGGAAAGTTGAACATCAGCCACTTCTGAAGACACGGGGCCAAAATCAGCCATGGTGTAAGCGATGAAACTCCCCAGGTTTCAAAAGAAGCGCGTCTCTTGACACCACGGCCTGTCTGGAGCTAGTCTCTCCCAGCGTGACCCAATTCCAaagtttcctctttctctggGTGGTGGCATCTACACTGCCCATTCCCAGGAATTCAATCTCAACACTCCTTGGTCTTTTGAATACGCTGCTCAGCACCTTGCCCCAGTGTCCTACGGGGACATGGGAGAGGTTCATTCATTTCCCTGTGAATTTTCCCCAACCCACAGTCCCTCCTCACTGCTCCTTCTCATGCACCACATCTCTTCATTCCTCTTTCCCCTCTACTTTATCCAAATCCACTCCTCTGACTTCATTTCCCACTGTTGTGCTTTCCCAgtttccttccccaaaacacaCCAGTTCATAGTGTGGCTGTACTATTTTGTGCAGACACTAGGTTTCCCCATATATTTTTAGAATTTCCCAAACGACATTTCAGTAAgtcaaaaatgctgaaatacagctAAGCTGCTTATATACTGTGCACTTTCTGTTCCTTGGAGTCTTGGTCTCTCCTGAGCTAAGAGCTAATCAGATAACCATATGGAGTGCAGTCTGCGAGAGATTAAGTGAAATTTGTTGCATTACCACATTGTAGCTCTTATTCCAGCTCATCATATGTCAAGATTAACATAAACCTGGCAGAGTAACTGCATTCGGAGGCTGCCTGCACCAAGTCACAGCTCCTCCCCAGAACTGCTGGCGTTCAAATCGTGTCCCCAAGACTGCACTGCACCACGGGAGGACACCCTGGATGGTGGTATGACTGCATGCCCACCAACATTTTCCGATCCTAAGGAATCCTAAGCACAGACCGAAAGGATTGCTTGTGCCTACATGTGCTCAGCATCTGCAGTCTGCTTCGGGTTCATGTCTGCTCAGTCTCTGTCTTTGCATCTGCATCTGCTCAGCTTCTGCACCTGAATCTGTTTAGCGTCCGCATCTGGGCCTGCTCATTATCTGCTCCGCACCTGCTCAACATCTGTCACGTTTCCTCAATGCCCGCGTTCCCTTGGGGGTCCCCTTCGCATCACTGTCTGCTTTGCACCTGCTCAGCATCCCTGTTCTCTTTTACTCGCTCTCTGAACCTTCACGGTATGCGAGTAACACCCTCGGCAGTGTCCTCCAGGCAGCGGTCTCTTCCGCAAGCGCCTCTCTACCTTCTCCACAGCCAGGGCGGGCGCTGCACAGAGCAAACAGGTTgcctgcatctctgcagcagGCGCTGGACCTTCAGCAGGGAGGAGTCCGTCTACCTGCTCGTCACCCAAACACCAGACCTGCGCCTTCCCTAGCCCAGCGCGCAGCGTTCACCCCGAGACCCaggctgcctcctcccctgccGCCTTCCCCCCTCACCTCACgtctccccctccccgcctccccccagATGTCCGGGCCCTAGGCGCGGGCTTGGCTCGCTGCCCCCGGCCGGGGCCTGGGCCGATGCCGCTCCCGGAGCCCGCAACCCGGCGCTGCCAGCGCCCACCACCTCCAcctgcggcggggccgctcgccgccgagccccgcgcCGTCCTGCCGGGGCTGCGAGCGCTCGGCGCCCCGCGgctccgcccgccccggccccgggacaGCGCCGTgcgcccccggccgccgctcGCCCCCGCACCCGATCGCGCAGGCGGGCGCAGacgcgccccccgccgcggcggccccctcccgcctccgcgctgccgccccgccgggaAAGCGGCCCCTCCCGCGGGGGCCCGGCGCCCCTCGGCCCCGGCCGGCCGCCCCTCCCGGGGTCCCGGGCAGCCTGCCCCGGCGGGCGCGGCACcccgggcggcgccgggggAGCCCAGCACTTACTGTGCTCGGGGAGACCCTGGATCATGTCAAATTTATGGATCTCTTTGGCATAGTATTCGGACTCGGTGTTGTCCTgagagcagctctcctccttctcctcctccatctcctccagcagctcccgggTGCTGTTATAGAGGGCCAGGATCTGGTAGGGCACATGGGCCGGCCCCACGGTCTCCGGGGGGCTGGTGAGCCGCAGCTTGCTCAGGATCTGCCCCCGGATGGCTTCCACCCTCTTCTTCTTGATGTGGTCCAGGTCCAAGGTGGTGCAGGAGGACAGCGAGAGGCTCACGGTGGCGAAGCTCAGCAGACAGAGCAGCACCAGAGCCCTTTGCACGTACATCTTCATGTgcgagggggcggcggcgggggcccccGGGAGAGACccccgggcggcggcgagcgggcGCGGGGGACCGGGCGGTGTGCTGGCGGCAGCCTCCCCAGATCCCGCAGGCTGAGGCTTGGCGAGGAGGTGCATGAACTCACTGCGCCGTGCGCGACTCAGGACTTCCAGGAAGAGCTGGCAGCGCTCCGCAAGGAGAAGCGGCAGGCGCCGTGCCTCGCCGCGCCGGGCTCCTTCCCCATGCGCCGCCCCGCGTCCCGCGGAGCCGggggcgccccgccgcgccgcgccgccgcacGTGTCAGcggcccgcgccgccccgccgccgcggggggagcgcggcgccCGCCCCTCTCGCTGCACCATTCatgcccccgccgggccccgcgcccTACATCGCCCGCTGCCCGACCCCCGGGAGCGCGGCACCGCGGCGCTCCCCGCCCAGCCGGGAGCagcgccgccgcgccgcccgctgCTCCCGCGGGCTCCGCTGGCCGCCGtgccccggccgcgccgcgccgcaccGCACCGAGCCGCACCGCCCCTCCCGCGCGCACTGCCTCTCCGTCGCTCTCGCCGCTGAAATTTTATACCTCCCTCCCATGACGTCCCCGGGACGGGGCTCGGGCGGGGGAGGGAGCTCCAAGCCCGGCCTTCGCCCGCCGCACCGCGCTAATGGCTTCAGCAGCCGCGCAGccaccgccgcccgcccgccctccgccgccgcacacctccccccccccccaaccccccgccgggccccgccgccgccccccgcgcggccggcggcgccgAGCCCCTCGCGCCCCAGGGCCGGGCCCCTCcgcgcggggcggccccgcgcgcCCTCCGACGTGGCCGCCGCGCCGGCGCGGCCGTGGGGCGCGGGCGCCCCCTGCTGGCGCcgcccgggcagcggcgggcgcggggcggcgggtgCCGGGCCCTTCGCGGTGGTCCGCCGCGCGctggcgggcggcgcggggaggCCCCTCCCGTTTCCAGCTGCGAAATCGCATTAAAAGCGGCTAAAAATACCCCGAATACTTTCCTGATGTGGTTGCTTTCCGAGGGAGGGAGGGgccgggcggccggcgggggccgggcgccgCGCTGCGGGCGAGGGGCTGCGGCGGCCCCGGtggggcccgggccggcggcggggctggcgggccCTGCCAggccccgggggccgggggcgggcggggtgGAGCCCTGCGGCCCCGAAGGCAGGTGGGCACTGGCGCAcggaggagccgccgccgcggcaGCCCTCGCTGAGGGTAAGGGGCTGCCTCGGGCACCCGCTGCCCTCGAAGGGGGCCAGGGCCACACGCGGAGACGGAACACCGGCCCCGGTTGAGGTTTGGATCCATGACCCAGCCcgtgtgggctcctctcccgGGGCATGCCCTGACCACACGCCCGCCGGCACaccagcctccctcctccctgccccgggcGCGGCCTGTGCCCGCCACCCTGAAGCCCAGGCGCTCCCGGCCCCTGGAGCGAGCACCCTTCTCTTGCCCTCACCTGGACCCTGCCCCAGCTACGCAGGGactccccaccccaccaccctcccGGGGGTCCGCAGAGGGGGAGTCGAACACCCCTGGGCTGGCGAGGCGCCCAGCGGTCTGGGGCGGGATGGCGGCTTCGGGCGGGATGGCGGCTTCAGGCGGGATGGCGGCTTTGGGCGGGATGGCGGCTTCGTGCCTTCCGGACCCAGCGCAGCCGCGCGCAGCACTGGCTGCCCTGCCGAAGAAgccagcagcctggctgtgccGTCGGGAAGATGCGGCAGGGACAGCTGCTGCGGGGCTGTGGGCGAGGCGGGAGCTGGGCAGAGCTCTCTGCGGAAGCAAGTCCTGGGGGCTTCGTGCTCTGGGAGAGGTGGGCCCCGGGGGCATGTGGCCTTGGCGCCTGGCAGCACCGGGCATGGCTGCGGGGAGCCTTCCCTCGCCTGCACGttcggggggctggggctgggagcgcACTGCCAGAGGCCGGCGGCTCACGGAAGACATGGCGTGTAGAAGAGGTTCGGAGGAAATccatggggcagctgggggtgcTGGATGTCCGGTGAGCCCATTCCTTGCAGCTCTGAGGAGACCAAGGGTGAGCTGCTCACAGTTTGTGTGCGCTTTGCTTGGGGAAGAGGAATTCGAGTTCCTTGATGGAGCAGACAAAGAGGTAAAAAGATCTAGTGGCTCTAAGATGATGTCAGGCGAATCATGCTTTGGAGTAAGGTGCAAAGTCTGAGCGCTGCCATTAACTGCCCatggaatatttttatatagattGGGATGGATGTTTCTAGAGCTCCCCAGGCACTTCTGAAATGAATTCCGGATGCTTTTGCGCTCTGGGACCTCCTCTGCCCCGCGTTAGGTTGGAGGTCACACTAAATGCGGTAGAACTGATTGCTTTGGATTTCAGTAATCCATTTGCTACAGTGCCGCATGGTGAGTTATTAGTTAAGATGGAGATAAGTACAGGAATTATAAGAGATTACTAGAGGAGTTCCCCAGTGGCTGGTCCCGGGCCCAGTTTTCATTAATGATCTTGGCACACCAAAATGGATGTGCTAATGAAATTGGCTGCTTATCCAAAGTTGGGAAGTGTCGTCAATACAGGGGAGGACTGCGATATCCTATAGGAGGGGGTAGGCAATTTTGATGGCTGAGACAGTAGAAATG
The Pelecanus crispus isolate bPelCri1 chromosome 6, bPelCri1.pri, whole genome shotgun sequence DNA segment above includes these coding regions:
- the TGFB3 gene encoding transforming growth factor beta-3 proprotein; this translates as MVQREGRAPRSPRGGGAARAADTCGGAARRGAPGSAGRGAAHGEGARRGEARRLPLLLAERCQLFLEVLSRARRSEFMHLLAKPQPAGSGEAAASTPPGPPRPLAAARGSLPGAPAAAPSHMKMYVQRALVLLCLLSFATVSLSLSSCTTLDLDHIKKKRVEAIRGQILSKLRLTSPPETVGPAHVPYQILALYNSTRELLEEMEEEKEESCSQDNTESEYYAKEIHKFDMIQGLPEHNELGICPKGVTSNVFRFNVSSAEKNSTNLFRAEFRVLRVPNLSSKRSEQRIELFQILQPDEHIAKQRYLSGRNVQTRGSPEWLSFDVTETVREWLLHRESNLGLEISIHCPCHTFQPNGDILENLHEVLEIKFKGIDSEDDYGRGDLGRLKKQKDLHNPHLILMMLPPHRLESPVLGGQRKKRALDTNYCFRNLEENCCVRPLYIDFRQDLGWKWVHEPKGYFANFCSGPCPYLRSADTTHSTVLGLYNTLNPEASASPCCVPQDLEPLTILYYVGRTPKVEQLSNMVVKSCKCS